A genome region from Natranaeroarchaeum sulfidigenes includes the following:
- a CDS encoding type II toxin-antitoxin system VapC family toxin: MADSLPTEVTVLTDVNVLAIALTDDHPAHDDVYPWIQNAIDGPNVLLVFDYYPLRAQYLMTSNFGVDAVDARNAIQSLVRSPARIVSATETTLLEAYEISAEKNHDVYDSFIVALARAYDADYLITTDGDFEDLCDDEDVKYVNPIPTETREKLTLIDG, encoded by the coding sequence ATGGCTGATTCTCTCCCTACTGAAGTGACAGTTCTCACTGACGTGAACGTACTAGCAATCGCGCTCACCGATGATCACCCTGCACATGACGATGTGTATCCGTGGATCCAAAACGCAATTGATGGGCCAAACGTCTTGCTCGTGTTTGATTATTATCCGTTGCGAGCGCAGTATCTGATGACGAGCAATTTTGGAGTAGACGCAGTTGATGCTCGGAATGCTATCCAATCACTTGTTCGTAGCCCTGCACGAATCGTCAGTGCCACCGAGACAACGCTGCTTGAGGCGTACGAGATCAGCGCTGAGAAAAACCACGACGTGTACGATTCGTTCATCGTCGCGCTTGCACGAGCATATGACGCCGATTACTTGATTACAACTGACGGCGATTTCGAAGATCTATGTGACGACGAAGATGTGAAATACGTCAATCCAATTCCAACTGAGACACGTGAGAAATTAACCCTAATTGATGGATAG
- a CDS encoding DUF7519 family protein has translation MTQNTGEQSRATIGAVWGTLSSAISEAGTGARRQLNRLYASDAIVIAITLTVALTVGASVTSTAIATLTFGAGVGMALSVVLSNSSNPLVGLLGGMVTVGAALVALAPLTLTVAFVFGDSGSGMIAGVTVLWLVLASFAAVTVPTRAPGDGTVRTAGRTAILAGLGILLVVALRLVPETGIREQALVAAIDAVGFGIDLIVRPGGGDALVSLLVLVAVTALIVRWGLGKLPVERFLPPERRKSVVSGLERGRSLLHRLFQLSVLSTLVAVGVTLLSSEAIENGPEQAYTHVETIRTELPAPAGEHLTEFVLAPLPRWILLTACAMGLAIGLIDLVRSALRRGMAGVLANIVAPIIGGAVVTVIIATRIADPELTTTLVSVVPPSVPESVISLVIESPAFVAAGIGLLVALAVLWSAFAFITVLRMVRILPGRATGVALASIALFGTAITAALVSQPTLAVGTAVAALLVWDIGEFGTGLREELPAGTPTFRVEIVHAGTSGLAGLAVGAGALFAHDWVSAYLTPPDPQLALVALAVTAVVTALVTFSLRG, from the coding sequence ATGACCCAGAACACTGGCGAGCAAAGCCGGGCGACCATTGGCGCTGTGTGGGGGACACTATCGTCGGCAATATCCGAAGCCGGAACCGGGGCCCGACGTCAATTGAATAGATTGTATGCCAGCGATGCGATCGTCATTGCGATCACGCTAACTGTCGCACTTACCGTCGGCGCGTCAGTGACGAGCACTGCTATCGCCACGCTCACGTTCGGTGCCGGTGTGGGAATGGCGTTGTCGGTCGTTCTGTCCAACAGTTCAAACCCACTCGTGGGATTACTGGGCGGGATGGTCACTGTGGGTGCTGCGTTGGTCGCTCTCGCACCACTGACATTGACTGTTGCATTCGTCTTCGGAGACAGTGGGTCTGGAATGATTGCGGGCGTGACGGTGCTCTGGCTCGTCCTGGCATCATTTGCCGCTGTGACAGTGCCAACACGAGCTCCAGGTGATGGGACAGTCCGAACAGCGGGCCGAACTGCAATCCTTGCGGGACTCGGTATCCTGCTCGTCGTTGCCCTTAGGCTCGTCCCCGAAACGGGGATCCGAGAGCAGGCACTCGTCGCGGCAATAGATGCGGTTGGCTTCGGCATCGATCTGATCGTCCGGCCCGGTGGTGGCGACGCACTGGTTTCGCTGCTTGTGTTAGTGGCGGTGACTGCGCTGATTGTTCGGTGGGGGCTTGGCAAACTACCGGTTGAGCGTTTCCTCCCACCGGAACGCCGTAAGTCGGTTGTCAGCGGACTCGAGCGTGGTCGATCACTTCTTCACCGACTGTTTCAACTATCCGTCCTCAGCACTCTCGTTGCTGTCGGTGTCACACTGCTCTCATCGGAAGCTATCGAGAACGGTCCGGAGCAGGCCTACACCCACGTCGAGACGATCCGAACTGAGCTTCCTGCACCTGCCGGTGAACATCTCACTGAGTTCGTGCTCGCTCCGCTGCCACGGTGGATCCTCCTCACTGCTTGTGCAATGGGTCTCGCAATTGGCCTCATCGACCTTGTTCGATCTGCCCTCCGTAGGGGTATGGCCGGTGTGCTGGCCAACATAGTCGCACCCATTATCGGCGGCGCGGTCGTGACCGTCATCATCGCAACCCGGATCGCCGACCCTGAGCTCACTACAACGCTGGTTTCGGTCGTGCCGCCAAGTGTTCCAGAGTCGGTCATCTCACTCGTCATTGAGTCACCGGCGTTTGTCGCTGCGGGTATCGGGCTCCTCGTTGCGCTAGCTGTCCTCTGGAGTGCGTTCGCTTTCATTACAGTACTGCGTATGGTACGGATCCTACCGGGGCGAGCGACAGGTGTCGCACTCGCTAGTATTGCACTGTTTGGAACGGCGATCACTGCCGCACTAGTCTCGCAGCCGACGCTGGCAGTTGGCACCGCTGTGGCCGCCCTCCTTGTCTGGGACATTGGCGAATTCGGTACCGGGCTTCGTGAGGAACTCCCCGCCGGTACACCCACCTTCCGCGTCGAGATCGTCCATGCAGGAACGAGTGGTCTTGCGGGACTTGCCGTTGGTGCAGGTGCGCTGTTCGCGCACGATTGGGTTTCCGCCTATCTCACACCACCCGACCCGCAGTTGGCTCTTGTAGCCCTCGCCGTCACGGCGGTTGTTACCGCGCTCGTGACGTTTTCTCTCCGGGGGTAA
- a CDS encoding AbrB/MazE/SpoVT family DNA-binding domain-containing protein — MGKSAFEANNGEELTLTVDDRGRVTLPKEVRDRLGIESNDEIPATLVGSVLEVNPKPSSKLETATAGQKNWENTTPTDAGETLFGPMDQ; from the coding sequence ATGGGAAAGTCCGCATTTGAAGCGAACAACGGGGAAGAACTCACACTCACAGTGGACGATAGAGGGCGGGTAACACTCCCAAAAGAGGTTCGAGACCGATTAGGAATCGAATCAAACGATGAGATTCCTGCAACCCTCGTTGGATCGGTCCTTGAAGTCAACCCCAAACCAAGCTCGAAATTAGAGACAGCAACAGCCGGTCAGAAGAACTGGGAGAACACGACACCAACTGATGCCGGAGAAACCCTCTTCGGGCCGATGGACCAGTGA
- a CDS encoding DUF7269 family protein — protein sequence MTRKQVLIGLVCAGALGIGIIGVVEPAVLFDTVPELHSIISAVEPSLVLLGLVALLAVFTLARGVSGRKQANPPSALYTTEQQTSLFDSYDYEVVGAALDSRFEAAMAYDDGDRSKRERARNDVETELRALATANYMDRTGCEESVASEHVEAGEWTDDPRAAAFLAGDTGPTTPLRLWLVDLLTGRDTFERGVEHTIDAIQRSQSDHQEVAS from the coding sequence ATGACTCGCAAACAGGTCTTGATCGGGCTGGTCTGTGCTGGTGCACTTGGAATCGGAATCATCGGCGTTGTCGAGCCGGCCGTACTATTCGACACCGTACCGGAACTACACAGTATTATTAGCGCTGTAGAGCCGTCGCTTGTATTGCTGGGGCTTGTCGCGCTTCTCGCTGTTTTCACGCTTGCACGCGGGGTCTCTGGGCGGAAGCAGGCCAACCCACCATCGGCCCTTTACACGACCGAGCAACAGACATCGCTTTTTGATAGTTATGACTACGAGGTAGTTGGGGCAGCACTAGACAGCCGCTTCGAAGCTGCGATGGCCTACGACGATGGTGACCGTTCCAAACGCGAACGTGCCCGTAATGATGTCGAGACCGAACTACGAGCATTGGCGACGGCGAATTATATGGACCGGACCGGATGTGAAGAGTCCGTCGCCAGTGAGCATGTCGAGGCGGGTGAGTGGACCGATGATCCGAGAGCGGCAGCGTTTCTTGCTGGCGATACCGGACCGACAACTCCCCTGAGGCTCTGGCTCGTGGACTTGCTGACGGGGCGTGACACGTTCGAACGCGGTGTCGAACACACGATTGACGCGATACAGCGATCACAGAGCGATCACCAGGAGGTGGCATCGTGA
- a CDS encoding metallophosphoesterase — protein MSRYVISDHHFGHTNIIEYCDRPFSSVGAMNNTLLDRHYETVDDEAVLIHLGDVAMDMQDGRETIEYFQRLDGDLLVRGNHDVGLEPEQAPFPVLDSCVLNHDDYTFYCAHRPEDIPDDWDGWIIHGHMHNNDTDGYPFVAVDDQRVNVSSELLNFRPLALDTITSIINKCPEGSRLRDINVAKERLEINL, from the coding sequence ATGAGCAGATACGTTATTTCGGATCATCATTTCGGCCATACGAACATCATCGAATACTGCGACCGGCCGTTCTCTAGCGTCGGGGCCATGAACAATACACTGTTGGACCGTCATTACGAGACAGTTGACGATGAGGCCGTCCTGATCCATCTGGGCGATGTCGCGATGGATATGCAGGACGGACGGGAAACGATCGAGTACTTCCAGCGACTCGACGGTGATTTGTTGGTCCGAGGTAACCACGATGTGGGATTGGAGCCAGAGCAAGCACCATTCCCGGTGCTTGATTCGTGTGTTCTCAATCATGACGACTACACGTTCTATTGTGCACATCGGCCTGAGGATATTCCCGATGATTGGGACGGGTGGATTATCCACGGCCACATGCATAACAACGACACAGATGGGTACCCGTTCGTGGCCGTTGATGATCAGCGGGTGAATGTTAGTAGCGAACTCCTGAATTTCCGGCCACTCGCTCTTGATACGATCACGAGTATCATCAATAAGTGTCCAGAGGGAAGTCGTCTCCGTGACATCAACGTCGCTAAAGAACGTCTTGAAATAAATTTGTAA
- a CDS encoding tubulin-like doman-containing protein — MGIEPDSPTVIIGVGGAGLKMLRRVSKVLEEENYDRSHFLLLAVDSRDVGEVDEIDRWGQFTTELNWSSRGAWEEKQDQYHYLGNNDESPPEEGGVNRNRTAARAVLDDPRNFNKLVNHLESQLESFGSGSNLSIWTLSALGGGTGSGILPTVLGTLQDMENGRLQEKISLNCITTVPELHAAPDQQSVPTIDNDAYGNSFAALAELGDLIDATRSEQQSLNIEQEMEIDLVDLYDEYSEPLKLSRDSIDNFYLLTVDEDRLDRDDGSYEREIEQIAAQTLLIHTQATENFPNHPNQNYSNRILKTCNVSEYSFPYDEATNFVLSYARLRELEYDQERLGTLEEAFTEGKRVVDNSLEAENRNEIDDPRVENALDYFLGELNGESFTFWDDKELINESLHSAVDIEDGHLQSLKQIFADVEKTRSEIIADKYRPESPRQFLSGDVDEVGIVTPEELVYEYLYLSQARAEIRFERDGVESNLDDDISWIYNNQHISGELARRVKDDFTDADGPSEQWEVLRRPVNNRVSELRDSGIMGIGSKDDVADEVKARSRAIDDDIETYEDLTASLQTVEELLSVRREKLQDLLQQYHTWQTEVRGYQETVKDAISRQENTVNNQREKVRHPPQGDDKQFLKIPVSDPDMLVEFVFGEQVDFKESIENLQKEYDTESNRTAIRRKLQNEVSIETLETQAIVDKDTIYQDLVTVLGALEHNTPGTGGAIVVPVSHGEDNWPAAAGESGFGGILSASDLRASIVTPDRGKGSGKVTSGLPGTIRFVYLELDVQLDALNEFRTMEAWYENDRILSIMDSDEDDPEQEINWAYPELAGKFTTGGTIESLDETELGS, encoded by the coding sequence ATGGGAATTGAACCTGACTCACCAACCGTGATAATTGGGGTCGGCGGGGCTGGACTGAAGATGCTCCGCCGAGTGAGCAAAGTACTTGAAGAAGAAAATTACGACCGAAGTCACTTTTTGCTTCTCGCAGTTGACTCACGGGATGTCGGAGAAGTCGACGAAATAGACCGCTGGGGACAGTTTACCACTGAGTTGAACTGGTCATCGCGGGGGGCCTGGGAAGAGAAACAGGATCAATATCACTATCTGGGCAATAATGATGAATCACCACCTGAAGAGGGCGGTGTCAACAGAAATCGTACTGCAGCTCGGGCCGTCCTTGACGACCCACGGAATTTCAATAAACTTGTCAATCACCTCGAATCCCAACTCGAAAGCTTTGGGTCTGGAAGTAATCTGTCGATCTGGACACTGAGTGCACTCGGTGGGGGAACGGGCAGCGGGATACTCCCGACTGTGCTAGGCACGTTACAGGATATGGAAAACGGCCGGCTTCAGGAGAAAATTTCCCTGAATTGTATTACCACAGTCCCAGAACTGCATGCTGCCCCAGACCAGCAATCTGTCCCGACAATAGATAACGATGCATACGGCAATTCGTTTGCGGCTCTAGCAGAGCTCGGCGATCTAATCGACGCTACCCGGTCCGAGCAACAGTCGCTTAATATTGAACAGGAGATGGAGATCGACTTAGTTGACCTCTACGATGAGTACTCGGAACCACTAAAGCTGAGTCGAGACTCGATCGACAACTTCTATTTGCTCACCGTGGATGAGGACCGGCTTGACCGTGACGATGGGAGTTACGAGCGGGAGATTGAGCAGATTGCGGCTCAAACACTCCTGATTCACACGCAGGCTACAGAGAACTTCCCGAACCATCCGAACCAAAATTACAGTAATCGAATCCTCAAGACCTGTAACGTGTCTGAGTACAGTTTCCCCTACGACGAAGCAACTAATTTCGTCCTCAGTTATGCCCGGCTGAGAGAACTTGAGTATGATCAAGAACGTCTTGGGACCCTCGAAGAAGCCTTTACAGAGGGGAAAAGAGTCGTAGACAACTCGTTGGAGGCCGAAAATCGGAACGAAATCGATGATCCACGCGTCGAAAATGCCCTCGACTATTTCCTTGGGGAACTCAACGGAGAGAGCTTCACATTCTGGGACGACAAGGAGTTGATCAATGAGAGCCTCCATTCGGCCGTTGATATTGAGGATGGTCATCTCCAGTCTCTCAAGCAAATATTCGCTGATGTTGAGAAAACCCGCAGCGAGATCATTGCAGATAAGTACCGGCCAGAGTCCCCGCGACAGTTCCTTTCAGGGGACGTTGACGAGGTTGGTATTGTCACGCCGGAAGAGCTCGTCTACGAATATCTCTATCTCTCGCAGGCGAGAGCCGAAATCCGATTTGAGCGAGACGGTGTCGAGAGTAATCTTGATGACGACATTTCGTGGATATACAATAACCAGCACATTTCTGGTGAGCTTGCTCGCCGGGTCAAAGACGACTTCACGGATGCAGACGGGCCGAGCGAACAGTGGGAAGTACTGCGCCGCCCAGTCAATAACCGAGTGAGCGAACTCCGTGACTCCGGTATCATGGGCATTGGTTCAAAAGATGATGTTGCTGACGAGGTTAAGGCCAGGAGCCGTGCTATTGACGACGATATTGAGACCTATGAGGACCTGACCGCTTCACTGCAGACTGTCGAAGAACTTCTCAGCGTTCGCAGAGAAAAGCTACAAGACCTCTTACAGCAGTATCATACGTGGCAGACGGAGGTGCGTGGATATCAAGAGACTGTTAAAGATGCTATTTCCCGTCAAGAAAACACGGTAAACAATCAGAGGGAAAAGGTACGGCATCCACCACAGGGGGACGACAAACAATTCCTTAAGATTCCGGTTTCCGATCCGGATATGTTGGTGGAGTTCGTCTTCGGTGAACAGGTAGACTTCAAGGAGTCGATTGAGAACCTGCAAAAAGAATACGACACCGAATCGAATCGGACAGCGATTCGCCGGAAGCTTCAAAATGAGGTGTCGATCGAGACACTCGAAACGCAGGCCATAGTTGATAAAGACACGATTTATCAGGATCTTGTGACAGTTCTCGGAGCATTAGAACACAATACCCCTGGTACTGGTGGAGCAATTGTCGTCCCTGTCTCGCATGGGGAAGATAACTGGCCAGCAGCGGCTGGCGAAAGCGGGTTTGGTGGGATCCTCAGTGCTAGTGATTTGCGAGCTAGTATCGTTACGCCTGACAGGGGCAAAGGCTCTGGAAAGGTTACCTCCGGATTACCTGGCACGATTCGCTTCGTGTACCTAGAGTTGGATGTGCAACTTGATGCTCTGAACGAGTTCCGGACCATGGAAGCATGGTACGAAAATGATCGAATCCTCAGTATCATGGATTCTGACGAAGATGACCCCGAACAGGAAATTAACTGGGCCTATCCGGAGTTGGCAGGCAAGTTCACCACGGGAGGCACGATAGAATCACTAGATGAGACCGAGTTAGGTAGCTAG
- a CDS encoding IS1595 family transposase, with product MIPLDVFGSESVAADLLQQVRWRDGVTCPRCRSDRTVRNGSYGEFQRYLCKDCDRTFNDKTGTIFAHSKVALRRWLFSIYAFLRFNTSLRQLQCEIEVTHKTIHRRIERFASALDAPSLDLVGPVEIDEVYVSAGKKGRERDQPSRSRGLSTRGRGSYDGDKPPVFIITDRGTGQRYAIPAKAADQSTIRLLLTDRKEESLTVYTDGFRAYEPLEEDDAFDREYVVHGDGEYADDEVHVNSCESHASLVRRWLSPHRGNSKDKLTQYLRAFQLRRELYRKPGRDALKHAIKATL from the coding sequence ATGATTCCGCTCGATGTGTTTGGCTCGGAATCGGTCGCAGCGGACCTGCTCCAACAGGTTCGCTGGCGTGACGGTGTAACCTGTCCTCGCTGCCGTTCTGACCGCACGGTCAGAAACGGCAGCTATGGAGAGTTTCAGCGGTATCTCTGTAAGGATTGCGACCGCACGTTCAACGACAAGACAGGCACGATCTTCGCTCACTCGAAGGTTGCACTCCGCCGGTGGCTGTTCTCGATCTACGCGTTTCTGCGCTTTAACACGAGTCTCCGACAACTGCAGTGCGAAATAGAGGTGACACACAAAACGATCCATCGGCGCATCGAGCGCTTCGCCAGCGCGCTCGATGCGCCTTCGCTCGATCTTGTCGGCCCGGTCGAAATCGACGAAGTGTACGTCTCCGCTGGGAAGAAAGGCCGCGAGCGCGACCAACCGTCGCGCTCGCGTGGCCTGTCCACGCGTGGGCGTGGTTCATACGATGGCGACAAGCCACCGGTGTTCATCATCACTGATCGAGGCACCGGACAGCGGTACGCGATCCCAGCGAAAGCCGCCGACCAATCGACGATTCGACTCCTGCTGACTGACCGCAAAGAGGAGTCGCTCACGGTCTATACCGACGGCTTTCGAGCGTACGAACCGCTCGAAGAGGACGACGCATTCGACCGCGAATACGTCGTCCACGGCGACGGTGAATACGCCGACGACGAGGTGCACGTCAACAGCTGCGAGAGCCACGCGTCGCTGGTGCGACGGTGGCTCTCGCCCCATCGGGGTAACTCGAAAGACAAGTTAACACAGTATCTCAGAGCATTCCAGCTCCGCCGAGAATTATACAGAAAACCGGGACGAGACGCACTCAAACACGCCATCAAAGCGACGCTGTGA
- a CDS encoding AAA family ATPase → MDVDEAASSCKSVLDEVSQAVITDEYLLETVMTAIIGDGHVLLEDVPGTGKTLTARSLATALDLEFNRIQFTPDLLPADITGSHIYNESAGDFEFNKGPIFANVVLADEINRAPPKTQAALLEAMGEGQVSVDGDTMELPEPFFVLATQNPVEQEGTFELPEAQRDRFMIKTSMGYPDRDGELLLLERRSGRTSSIPETGVVVNQTTVLEMQGVPETVDVDPSVCEYIVDICRATRTDDRVKVGVSPRGIQRLFEASRARATIEGRPYVAPEDVKAVVHPTLEHRIVLTTEATVRNADKGDVVDSAVDSVAVPSMDEF, encoded by the coding sequence ATGGACGTCGACGAAGCAGCGAGTAGTTGCAAATCGGTACTCGATGAGGTGTCACAGGCAGTCATTACGGACGAGTATTTGCTGGAGACAGTCATGACTGCAATTATCGGCGACGGACACGTCCTACTGGAGGACGTTCCAGGGACTGGCAAGACGCTCACCGCCCGAAGCCTGGCGACGGCACTGGATCTGGAGTTCAATCGGATCCAGTTCACGCCGGACCTGCTCCCTGCCGATATCACCGGATCACACATCTATAATGAGAGTGCTGGTGATTTTGAGTTCAATAAGGGCCCGATCTTTGCAAACGTGGTGCTGGCAGACGAAATCAATCGCGCACCGCCAAAGACCCAGGCCGCCCTGCTGGAAGCGATGGGTGAAGGGCAGGTATCCGTCGACGGCGATACGATGGAACTTCCTGAACCGTTTTTCGTTCTCGCCACGCAGAACCCCGTCGAGCAGGAAGGAACCTTCGAACTGCCTGAAGCACAGCGTGACCGCTTCATGATAAAAACGAGTATGGGCTATCCGGACCGTGATGGCGAGTTGTTGCTGCTCGAACGGCGCTCCGGCCGAACATCATCAATCCCGGAGACAGGAGTCGTCGTCAATCAGACGACGGTTTTGGAGATGCAAGGTGTCCCTGAGACGGTCGACGTCGATCCGAGTGTCTGTGAATATATCGTCGATATCTGTCGAGCGACTCGGACTGATGACCGTGTCAAAGTCGGTGTCTCACCGCGAGGGATCCAGCGCCTCTTCGAGGCGAGTCGAGCTCGGGCAACCATCGAGGGGCGCCCCTACGTTGCGCCAGAAGATGTCAAAGCAGTTGTCCACCCAACGCTCGAACATCGGATCGTCCTAACGACGGAGGCGACCGTCAGAAACGCAGACAAAGGGGATGTCGTCGACAGCGCCGTCGATAGCGTGGCGGTGCCCTCGATGGACGAATTCTAG
- a CDS encoding SIMPL domain-containing protein — protein sequence MTRTVQVDATGQAEVLPVLALIKVAASGTGETTAAAYANAKDRAAAIRSSVTSIDEEQVRTVDFTVEDPADFYECNTDAPFEATEHLEIDCTPDAVEGVVIDVTDAGGMVREVNFSADKSVARQLEKEALIKATQRAREKAESIASTEDLEVGDVLDVTEKRDGLGMDSLVDEALEMNRGTVIQPSPITASETVEVVFELTDG from the coding sequence ATGACACGAACAGTTCAGGTTGATGCGACAGGTCAGGCAGAGGTGCTCCCGGTGTTAGCATTGATCAAAGTCGCCGCTTCCGGAACCGGTGAGACAACAGCAGCCGCTTACGCAAATGCGAAAGATCGAGCTGCTGCGATTCGGTCCTCGGTGACGTCGATCGACGAGGAGCAGGTTCGGACTGTTGATTTCACGGTTGAGGACCCTGCCGACTTCTACGAGTGCAACACCGATGCCCCGTTTGAAGCAACAGAACATCTTGAGATTGATTGCACCCCAGATGCTGTTGAGGGAGTTGTCATTGACGTAACTGACGCCGGCGGAATGGTGCGTGAGGTGAACTTCTCAGCCGACAAATCGGTAGCACGTCAGCTCGAAAAAGAGGCCCTCATAAAGGCTACGCAGAGGGCACGAGAGAAGGCTGAGAGTATCGCGTCTACAGAGGATCTTGAAGTCGGGGACGTATTGGATGTGACCGAAAAGCGTGACGGGTTGGGGATGGACAGTCTTGTTGATGAAGCACTAGAAATGAATCGGGGGACAGTCATTCAGCCGTCTCCTATCACTGCATCAGAAACTGTCGAGGTTGTATTTGAACTCACAGATGGGTAA
- a CDS encoding DUF58 domain-containing protein, which produces MRRLVRWRGAIVATLLSVTLGVALGVDTLFLLGVVALGIAAIGYLSSSPRGEIRVERQLSPDRPTPGEVVTVTLTLHNESDHIQPDVRIVDEPPDSAAVVGGVPAVATSVQPNESVTHEYEIAPQRGDHGFGTPTLRRRNLAGTITATEDVEVDGLTTVTCETLLDAFPLREQTIQYVGRSPTDEGGNGIEFYATRQYRPGDPINRIDWHRLAKTGELATVEYREEKAVTVVFIIDDRSGIHRSPRGGGPNSFDLTLYAASKGVAASMDGGNRTGVATYDRRHWIDPGTDAGTRQRVEDLFNSATDGATPTMTDGGTASNEPSQQSPTIPTKALNRLSEQLPRNAQVVFCSPLTDDGAVETVRQLAARDHDLTVLSPDITTGITETERTLGTRVERSWRSNRISKLRAMDVAVIDWQLDEPLPIELQRLLRRWGRDV; this is translated from the coding sequence GTGAGGCGACTCGTTCGCTGGCGTGGTGCGATTGTCGCAACGCTTCTCTCAGTCACACTCGGCGTCGCACTCGGCGTTGACACGCTGTTTTTGCTTGGCGTTGTCGCACTTGGGATCGCTGCAATTGGCTACCTGAGCTCGTCACCCCGCGGGGAGATCCGAGTCGAACGCCAGCTTTCTCCCGACAGACCTACGCCGGGTGAGGTAGTGACAGTGACGCTCACGCTGCACAATGAGAGTGATCACATCCAACCCGATGTTAGGATCGTCGACGAGCCGCCGGATTCTGCGGCTGTCGTGGGGGGAGTCCCTGCTGTTGCAACGTCGGTTCAGCCGAACGAATCAGTGACTCACGAGTATGAGATTGCCCCACAACGGGGAGACCACGGGTTTGGAACGCCCACACTCCGCCGTCGTAATCTTGCAGGTACGATCACCGCCACGGAGGATGTCGAAGTTGATGGACTCACAACGGTTACCTGTGAGACGCTGCTGGATGCCTTCCCACTGCGTGAACAGACGATCCAGTATGTTGGCCGCTCGCCGACGGACGAGGGGGGCAACGGGATCGAGTTTTATGCGACTCGGCAGTATCGACCGGGGGACCCGATCAATCGTATTGACTGGCACCGGCTCGCCAAAACCGGCGAGCTTGCGACCGTCGAGTACCGAGAGGAAAAGGCCGTAACGGTCGTCTTTATTATCGACGATAGGTCCGGGATCCATCGTTCACCGCGGGGTGGCGGACCGAACTCGTTCGACCTGACGCTGTACGCTGCCTCGAAAGGGGTTGCCGCATCGATGGACGGCGGAAACCGGACCGGTGTTGCGACGTACGATAGGCGTCACTGGATCGACCCCGGAACCGATGCGGGAACGAGACAACGTGTTGAGGACCTGTTCAACAGTGCTACTGATGGAGCAACTCCGACGATGACGGACGGAGGCACTGCGTCCAACGAACCATCGCAGCAATCACCGACTATTCCCACGAAAGCGCTCAACCGTCTCTCTGAACAACTCCCGCGGAATGCACAGGTCGTGTTCTGTTCGCCACTGACGGATGACGGTGCGGTCGAGACGGTCCGACAACTGGCTGCCCGCGATCACGACCTAACCGTTCTCTCGCCGGATATCACGACGGGCATCACCGAAACCGAGCGGACTCTCGGAACCAGAGTCGAGCGATCGTGGCGATCGAACCGGATCTCGAAACTGCGAGCGATGGACGTTGCTGTGATCGACTGGCAGCTCGACGAGCCGCTGCCGATTGAACTGCAACGCCTGCTCCGGCGCTGGGGGCGCGACGTATGA